In Vicia villosa cultivar HV-30 ecotype Madison, WI unplaced genomic scaffold, Vvil1.0 ctg.000600F_1_1, whole genome shotgun sequence, a single window of DNA contains:
- the LOC131629721 gene encoding uncharacterized protein LOC131629721, with the protein MDTPIDTVKEAKRHTHTYSFFREPLTALEGLSSLMTAFCLKSFTDNYGNILTLLETVVETPALQTLMQFYDPEMRCFTFQDYQLAPTLEEYSIILNLKVKDEVPFIDVPKEVNFKLIAAALYLSIKEVSDNWKSNGGVSGFSLKFLLRKAKEEFEKKNWNAYNALLAVAIYGIVMFPNVPNFVDSAAVHIFMGKNPIPTLLADTYYAVHSRYEKGGSAITCCLQLLFIWFLSLVPSKGPFVKTPNPTERRR; encoded by the coding sequence ATGGACACTCCCATTGATACTGTCAAGGAAGCAAAGAGACATACGCACACCTACAGCTTCTTCCGAGAGCCGTTGACCGCCTTAGAGGGTTTGAGTTCGTTAATGACCGCTTTCTGCCTGAAGAGTTTCACGGATAATTATGGGAATATTTTGACTTTGTTGGAAACCGTGGTTGAGACACCTGCTTTGCAAACTTTGATGCAATTCTATGATCCTGAAATGAGGTGTTTCACGTTCCAGGATTACCAATTGGCTCCGACATTGGAAGAGTACTCTATCATTCTTAATCTCAAGGTAAAAGACGAAGTGCCATTCATCGACGTTCCAAAAGAAGTGAATTTCAAGTTGATCGctgctgctctttatttgagcataaaagAAGTATCTGATAATTGGAAGTCGAATGGAGGTGTCTCGGGGTTCTCTTTGAAGTTCTTGCTAAGAAAAGCTAAAGAGGAATTTGAGAAAAAGAATTGGAACGCGTACAATGCATTGCTTGCTGTGGCTATTTACGGGATTGTGATGTTCCCAAATGTTCCCAATTTTGTAGACTCGGCCGCGGTACACATCTTCATGGGAAAGAATCCTATTCCTACATTGTTGGCCGATACTTATTATGCCGTTCATTCCAGATATGAGAAAGGTGGCAGTGCTATCACTTGTTGCCTTCAGTTGTTGTTCATCTGGTTCCTCTCTTTGGTGCCCAGCAAAGGACCTTTTGTGAAGACTCCGAACCCAACGGAGAGGAGACGGTGA